The genome window TTTCGCAACTTCTGTATTTCTTTTCAAAGTGATTGGGTTTAGTTTGTTTCCTGCGTCAGAAAAACCGCAATTCCTGGTGAATATCACTACGCCAAATCAATCTAATCTGTCTTATACCGATGGGGTAGCCAAGGCTATTGAAAAGGAATTGAAGCAAGAGTCTGAAGTAAAATATTACTCTTCTAATATAGGAAAGGGTAATCCAAGGATCTATTATAATATTATACCGGAGAACGACCGCAGCGATTTTGCACAGCTATTTGTGCAACTCGGTGAAGATACTTCTCCTGATGCCAAATTAAAGCTGATTCAGAAGCTACAGAAGCGTTGGGCACATTATCCGGGTGCAAAGGTCGAAGTGAAGAATTTTGAGCAGGGGCCGCCTGTAATTGCGCCGGTAGAGGTTCGTTTATTCGGAGATAACCTGGATACGCTGCGCTTGCTTTCTATCAGGGTAGAAAAGCTATTGAACGAATCGCCGGGCACGATGTATGTCAGGAACCCTGTGAGCTTACTTAAAAGTGATATCCGTGTAGTCGTGAATAAGGAAAAAGCACAATTATTAGGGGTTTCTACTATAAATATTGATCAGACGGCAAGATTGGCAGTCACCGGGTTAAATATGGGAACCTTTTATAACAATGATAACAAAAACGGTTATGGCGTACTCCTGACGCGTACTAAAGAGGGCAGACCTGGAATGGATGCTTTCCGGAACTTGTATGTTGACAATGCAAAAGGAAATGCTTTGCCAATGAACCAGGTGGCTGATTTGAAACTGGAAGCTTCGCAGGCAGTAATTAATCACCAGGAAAAGAAACGTGTAGTCTCTGTACAAGCCAATGTCCGCGATGGGTTTTTAGTGAACAGGGTGATTGATGATGTGATTTTTAAAATGGACAAGGTTCATTTGCCAGCTGGTTATAGTTATGAAATGGGAGGTGAAGTAGAATCCAGGAATAACTCTTTTGGTGGATTTCTGAACATCATCCTGGTTACTGTATTCTTATTTATCGCAGTGCTGATCCTGTTATTCAAAACTTTTAAAAGTACACTGATTGTGTTATCTGTTATTCCTTTAGGAGTGGTAGGGGCTGCGGTGGCCTTATGGATAACGGGGAATTCACTTTCTTTCGTTGCCATTATCGGGTTAATTGCACTGGCAGGGATAGAGGTGAAGAACACTATTCTGCTGGTAGATTTCACTAATCAGCTCAGGAAACAAGGTAAAGGTTTACAAGAGGCGATCCGGGAAGCTGGTGAAGTCAGATTTTTACCTATTGTATTAACTTCGCTGACCGCAATTGGTGGTTTGATACCGATCGCAATTTCTACTAATCCATTGATTGCACCTTTAGCGATTGTATTGATAGGCGGATTGATCAGTTCGACTTTATTGTCGAGGATTGTTACGCCGATTATTTACGAGCTGATTCCCCCGGTAATTGAGGTGGAAGAGCAAAAACCAGTGTAAGAATAAGATTAATAAACGTAAAAAAGGAGGCGTTCCCGTATAGGTCGCCTCCTTTGAATTATAAAGAAATAGCTATGCAGAGTTTCTGCCTGCATTTACGATCCCGTAAACGGTTCTGATCGCCAGTTTTTCATAAGATTGATGCTGTTCATCCTCCAGTTCATGCTGTAAGTTCTCTAAAGCAAAGTGCTGGATCAATACCAAAGGAAGTACAATCTTCTCTCTGACTGCAATAGATCTTTTCTCTACCGGATAGTTTTCCATCAGGGTAGTATGTCCTGCTAATTTTAAAAGCATTTCTTTCGAACGTTCATATTCATCACGGAGCATTTTCCAGAAATCGCCGAATTCAGGATCTTTGGCAAAATGTGCAGTGATAGAGAAGTCTGTTTTACTCATAGACATCATTCCGTTGTCTATGATCGTTTTAAAATAACCAGATTCCTGGTAGGTTTTACAGATTTTATCCCAGTTTCCTGAGGCTTCCTGATTTTTTAAAGCAGTACCTATACCATAAAAACCTGGAATATTCTGTTTCAGCTGCCCCCAGGCAGTTACAAAACTAATTGCTCTGAGATCTTCTAAACGTAGTTTTTCACCAGAACTTCTTTTGACCGGCCTGCTGCTGATTGTGATTTTAGACAATAAGCTGAGCGGGGAGAAGCGTTCCAGATAATTTAAAAACAAAGGGTGTTTACGTAAAGCGACAAAAGCATCAAAACTATCTTTTGCCATCACGTTTAAAATGTCTTTATGTGGCGAATCCAGTAAAATATTGTGTTTTTCTTTCAATCCGGACGAGATACCAGCATTAATTAATTGCTCCATATTAAACTCCGCACTATCAATAGAGCCATATTGTGAACTGATCGTCTGTCCCTGGATAGTCAGTTGTATATTTTTATTGGCAATCTCTTTTCCCATAGAAGCGTAAAAACGGTGAGTTTTACCGCCGCCTCTTGATGGAGGGCCTCCACGGCCGTCAAAAAATGCCAATTGTATATTATGGGCTACCGAAGTTGTAGTTAAGGCCACCTTGGCGTTAAAAATAGACCAGTTGGCCATCAGGTAACCACCATCTTTGGTACTGTCCGAGAAACCAAGCATAATGTCTTGCTTATTTCCCCTGCTTTCCAGATGTTTTCTGTAAAATGGATGCGTATACAGGCGTTCCATGATTTCTGAAGCACCTTCCAGATCACTTACTGTTTCAAACAACGGTACAAAATCTATGGTCAGTTCTTTTTCATCCCAGCCATTCCATAAAAACAATTCCATTAGCTGAAGGATATCGCTCGCCTGCTGACAATTGCTGATAATATAGCGGTGACAGGCCAATTCTCCATTTTGCTGCTGGATCTGTCTGATTTCCGCAATGGTTTGCAGGGTATCAGTAGTCAGTGGATCTGCATCGCCCGAATAATTTACTTTTGCGGTTTTAAAAGAAAGCAATTGTATTTTTTCTTCTTCTGGTAATTCATCAAAGTTTTCCGGGAAAAGGGAAATAATAGGCTTGAATTGTCTGCAATAAGCATGAACGCTACGCAGTACTCTGCTATCCTGTCTGATATCCAGAGAGGCAAAGTGACTGCCGAAAAGTTCAACTTTACGCAGCAGGTCGTCTACCAGGTCTGCAAACAGACCATCGTGGAATTCGATCAGGGTATCTTTAATCTGGTTCAGGTTCTCTATCAGGAAGTCTGAAATGTTGGCCGGTTCAATATTAGTGTCAAAGGCATTTTTATAGAGTACATCCTGTACTTTATAAACTGTTTCTTCTACTCCTCTGAAAGTGATCCTTCGTTTCAATTTCCTGAAATCTCTGTAATAACAGCGGAAAAGGATCTGACGAAGCATTTTTGAAACCTGTATAGTATCCTGTGCATGCACATTCGGATTACCATCACGGTCTCCGCCCGGCCAGAAACCAAGTTCTATCACTTTTTTTGAAGGGATATTAAATTCTTCAAGGCTGCTGTCTATTTCTGACTGTATATTGGCTGCGGCGAAGTAAAAAACATTCTCCAGATACCAGGTTAAGCTTAAAGCTTCATCAACCGGTGTTGGAGATTTCTTGTTGAAAAACGGAGTTTTACCTAATTGCTGTAAAAGCTGGTTAATGGTTACAATATCATTGATTTTAATTGCCGTAGTCAGGTCGTTAATGATAGAGAGTACACTACCCGGATAAAACTGCGTTGGATGTGCAGTAAGTACCAGGCGGAGCGAGAAATCTTCGATCAGTTTGGCTATCTTGTCATGGAGCTCTGCATTAAATTCACTTTTTTTCAACATAGACCGCAGGGAACTATGGTCTTCTGTTGTGTTTAATTTTGTAAAGGATGCATCCTCAACAGCGTCAAATAATACAACCTGACGCTCAATATATTGAATAAAACGGAACAGTAAATCTATAATATCCTTAGCATCTGTGGTTTGGGTATACCGCTCAAAAAAGCTCTTAATAATTTCAGCAGGAGTCTTGAGATTCTTGACACCATCTTCACAGTGTTTAATAAAAAGGGGCAGCAATGTGCCAGTATCCTTGATTTTATAAAAGGGGAGGGTTAGAAACA of Pedobacter cryoconitis contains these proteins:
- a CDS encoding phosphoenolpyruvate carboxylase produces the protein MTQKLRVTGPRESIFNNEVVSRFELYNSLFLTLPFYKIKDTGTLLPLFIKHCEDGVKNLKTPAEIIKSFFERYTQTTDAKDIIDLLFRFIQYIERQVVLFDAVEDASFTKLNTTEDHSSLRSMLKKSEFNAELHDKIAKLIEDFSLRLVLTAHPTQFYPGSVLSIINDLTTAIKINDIVTINQLLQQLGKTPFFNKKSPTPVDEALSLTWYLENVFYFAAANIQSEIDSSLEEFNIPSKKVIELGFWPGGDRDGNPNVHAQDTIQVSKMLRQILFRCYYRDFRKLKRRITFRGVEETVYKVQDVLYKNAFDTNIEPANISDFLIENLNQIKDTLIEFHDGLFADLVDDLLRKVELFGSHFASLDIRQDSRVLRSVHAYCRQFKPIISLFPENFDELPEEEKIQLLSFKTAKVNYSGDADPLTTDTLQTIAEIRQIQQQNGELACHRYIISNCQQASDILQLMELFLWNGWDEKELTIDFVPLFETVSDLEGASEIMERLYTHPFYRKHLESRGNKQDIMLGFSDSTKDGGYLMANWSIFNAKVALTTTSVAHNIQLAFFDGRGGPPSRGGGKTHRFYASMGKEIANKNIQLTIQGQTISSQYGSIDSAEFNMEQLINAGISSGLKEKHNILLDSPHKDILNVMAKDSFDAFVALRKHPLFLNYLERFSPLSLLSKITISSRPVKRSSGEKLRLEDLRAISFVTAWGQLKQNIPGFYGIGTALKNQEASGNWDKICKTYQESGYFKTIIDNGMMSMSKTDFSITAHFAKDPEFGDFWKMLRDEYERSKEMLLKLAGHTTLMENYPVEKRSIAVREKIVLPLVLIQHFALENLQHELEDEQHQSYEKLAIRTVYGIVNAGRNSA